The following coding sequences lie in one Cucurbita pepo subsp. pepo cultivar mu-cu-16 chromosome LG13, ASM280686v2, whole genome shotgun sequence genomic window:
- the LOC111809241 gene encoding sm-like protein LSM3A yields the protein MATEEESTVKEPLDLIRLSLDERIYVKLRSDRELRGKLHAYDQHLNMILGDVEEIVTTVEIDDETYEEIVRTSRRTVPFLFVRGDGVILVSPPLRTV from the exons ATGGCGACCGAGGAAGAAAGCACTGTCAAGGAGCCGTTGGATCTCATAAGGTTGAGTCTTGATGAGCGTATTTACGTCAAGCTTCGCTCTGATCGTGAACTCCGCGGCAAACTCCAT GCTTATGATCAACATCTTAATATGATTCTAGGCGATGTTGAAGAAATTGTTACTACTGTAGAAATTGATGACGAGACTTACGAAGAGATCGTTCGG ACTTCTAGGCGTACTGTCCCGTTTCTTTTTGTTAGAGGAGATGGTGTCATATTGGTTTCACCTCCACTGAGGACTGTGTAA
- the LOC111809238 gene encoding uncharacterized protein LOC111809238, with the protein MEGNLSQGGLIPGGTSYGGLDLQGPFKVHSQAQHSHALHQQHHPHTRQGSAANPSIQEGFSLSMGVVQNCDHAMSLVDYNKGERCKNSASDEEPSFTEDGIDGHNETSKGKKGSVWHRVKWTDKMVKLLITAVSYIGDDINSDFDGAGRRKCHIIQKKGKWKLISKVMAERGYQVSPQQCEDKFNDLNKRYKRLNDIIGRGTSCKVVENPALLDVLEYLTDKEKDDVRKILNSKQLFYEEMCSYHNSNRLHLPHDPALQRSLQLAFRARDDHDNDEPRRHQNDDFDENEHDETDERDDFEENFAPHGDSRRSFGVLGGSVKRLRRDQDHDDTHACGKSLSSHAHAQAQFAQADTAHLETEGMKGSTSQKQWMELRLLQLEDQKLQIQVEMLELEKQKFKWERFNKKKDRELEKMRMVNERMKLENERIALDLKQKEIGSGFH; encoded by the coding sequence ATGGAAGGTAATTTATCACAAGGAGGGTTGATTCCAGGAGGAACCTCTTATGGAGGTCTCGATTTGCAAGGACCCTTTAAGGTTCATAGCCAAGCACAACACTCTCACGCCTTACACCAACAACATCATCCTCATACTCGTCAGGGATCTGCGGCCAATCCTTCCATTCAGGAGGGATTTTCACTTTCCATGGGAGTTGTACAAAATTGTGACCATGCCATGTCTTTGGTAGATTATAACAAGGGAGAAAGGTGTAAAAACTCGGCTAGTGACGAAGAGCCGAGCTTTACTGAGGATGGTATTGATGGTCATAATGAGACGAGTAAGGGGAAGAAGGGATCGGTATGGCATCGCGTGAAATGGACGGATAAAATGGTGAAGCTTCTGATTACAGCAGTGTCTTATATAGGAGATGATATTAATTCAGATTTTGATGGGGCTGGAAGAAGGAAATGCCATATTATACAGAAGAAAGGTAAATGGAAATTGATATCAAAAGTCATGGCTGAAAGGGGCTATCAAGTTTCACCTCAGCAGTGTGAGGATAAGTTTAATGATCTCAATAAGAGGTATAAGAGGCTCAATGATATAATTGGGAGAGGCACTTCTTGCAAGGTTGTTGAGAACCCTGCActtcttgatgttcttgaaTATTTAACAGATAAAGAGAAGGATGATGTGAGAAAGATTTTAAACTCGAAGCAACTGTTCTATGAGGAGATGTGTTCTTATCATAATTCAAATCGACTTCATCTGCCCCATGATCCTGCTTTGCAGCGTTCTTTGCAGCTGGCTTTTAGAGCAAGGGATGATCACGATAATGACGAGCCAAGGAGACACCAAAatgatgattttgatgaaaaCGAACATGATGAAACTGATGAACGTGATGATTTTGAGGAGAATTTTGCACCTCATGGGGACAGTAGACGATCATTCGGGGTATTAGGAGGCTCAGTGAAGAGGCTAAGACGAGACCAAGACCATGATGATACTCATGCCTGTGGCAAATCCTTGAGTTCTCATGCTCACGCACAAGCACAGTTTGCTCAAGCTGATACAGCTCACTTAGAAACTGAAGGTATGAAGGGTTCAACATCGCAAAAACAGTGGATGGAGCTTCGTTTACTTCAATTGGAAGATCAaaagcttcaaattcaagttgaaATGTTGGAATTGGAGAAACAGAAGTTCAAGTGGGAGAGattcaacaagaaaaaggaCCGTGAGTTGGAAAAAATGAGGATGGTAAATGAGAGGATGAAGCTTGAAAACGAGCGCATTGCACTCGACTTAAAGCAAAAGGAAATTGGCTCGGGATTTCATTGA